The DNA region CCGACCAGCGTCGCGGCCCATACGTTCTATGAGAAGGAGCATCCGTACATCCTGCACGGGCCCGGATTTACGCTGGATCTGGAAAACTGCCGGTTCGAAGAGATTGAGCCGGGCATCGTCCGCGTCAGCGGAAGCCGGTACCTGCCTGCGGAGAAATACTTCGTCAAATTGGAAGGAGCAAGGCGCGTGGCTTACCGAACTTTCGTGATTGCGGGGATCCGCGACCCGATCCTGATCGGGAAGCTGGAGGAGGTCGAGGAGTACGTCCGAAGCCAGGCGAGAGAGTATTACGGTGAGATTCCCGAAACCGATTACCAAATCCGGTTTTACAACTACGGGAAGAACGGCGTACTCGGCAGCAAAGAGACGGAGCCCTTCCAGGGGCACGAGGTGGGGGTGATGTTCGAAGTGGTTGCGAGGACGCAGGAGCTGGCTAGCAGCATATGCGCCACCGTCCGATCGACCTTCCTGCATTACGGCTATGAGGGCCGGAAGGCAACGGCGGGCAATTTGGCTTTTCCATTCGCCCCAAGCGATATCGAGTTCGGTCCTGTTTACGAATTCTCCGTGTATCACCTGATGGAAATGACCCGAAGTGCGTTTCGCATCGAATTTCGAAAGGGAGGTTATCAGCATGGCCTTGCTCGGTGACGTGGCGAAGGTGCTGCGGAGCAAAAACTCCGGCCCCTTCGAGATTACTTTGGACGTCCTGTTTGATTCCAAAGACGATTATGACAGAGTAAAACAATCCGGCTGCATTACCAAACGAACCATCTGCGATCTGTACCGGATCAAGGAAGAACAGGTTCATCACCTGGTGTTTTTTGACCAGGCGCTCGGCTTCAAAGTGACCATCTCGCGGGATATTTCGTCGGGCAGCGTCGGCGACCGCGACGTGTACGGAGCACAGCAGCATGCTCCGCTGATGAAGCTGGCCATCCATCAATCAGAGGAGGGGTAGACGATGAAGGTGCTCAGACGCTTGAGGCAGGATTGGGTATTGTACGCCATGCTGGCCTTACCTCTGCTCTACTTTTTCATCTTTCACCTGATTCCGCTCTATGGCATGAAGCTCGCCTTCCAGGATTACCGCATTCTGGGCGACCATGTCTGGGTCGGCTGGAAGCATTTCAAGACCTTGTTCAGTTCGCCGGCATTCACCAGCGTACTGGAGAACACGATCATTATCAGCTTGATGAAAATCATCTTCGTATTCCC from Paenibacillus ihbetae includes:
- a CDS encoding DUF4387 domain-containing protein yields the protein MALLGDVAKVLRSKNSGPFEITLDVLFDSKDDYDRVKQSGCITKRTICDLYRIKEEQVHHLVFFDQALGFKVTISRDISSGSVGDRDVYGAQQHAPLMKLAIHQSEEG